The DNA sequence GCCGGGGGCTCATGACTTCGATGCGGGTGCCGAGGTAGATGGCCTCGGCGATCGAGTGCGTGACGAGCACGACGGTGACACCGGTCTCGCGCCATATCCGGTTCAGTTCGATGTTCATGGTCTCGCGGGTGAGCGCGTCCAGCGCACCGAACGGCTCGTCCATCAGCAGGACCGGCGGCTCGTGCAGCAACGCGCGGCACAACGCGGCACGCTGCTGCATGCCGCCCGACAGCTCGTGCGGGAGCGCGTCCTCGAACCCCTGGAGTCCGGTCATCTCGATCAGGAAGTCCGCGCGCCGCTCGGCCAGGGCACGGTCCATCCCGCGGATCTCGGCCTGGAGGAGGATGTTCTTGCGCACGCCGCGCCACTCCAGCAGGGCTGACCGCTGAAACGCGAACCCGACGTCACGCTGCGGGCCGTCCACCTGCGTACCCAGCAGTTCGACCGAGCCGCTCGTCGGGCGGACCAGCCCGGCGATGATCTTGAGCAACGTCGACTTGCCGCAGCCGGAAGGCCCCACGATGCTGATGAACTCGCCGGGTTCGATGCTCAGCGACACGTCGGCCAGCGCCGTCGTCTGTGCCCGCTTGGTAGAGAACTGGCACGTCAGGTCGCGCACCGCGATCGCGGGAAGCTTCGTGGATGTGTGCATCAGTGCGCCGCCTTGGCGAACGAGGCGTCCCAGTAGTCAGCGGCCGGCCCCGCCTTCTTCAAGCCCGCGGTGTCCTTCAGCAGCTTGATCATGTCCGTCCACTGCTGCTCGGTGTTGACCCCGGCCGCACCCGCCTTTTCGAGCTGCAGCAGCGGCACGGCCTTGTCCAGCTGCTTGCGCATCACGTCCTCCGGTGGCGCCATGTCGGCCTTACCCCCCATGGCCTTGACCGCCGCGTCCGGGTCCTTGACGGCCTCCGTCCAGGACTTCTGGACCGCCCGCACCATCTTCTGGACCAGGTCCTTGTCCGACGCGATGGTCTTCTCGTTGACCACGAGGCCGGTACCCAGCAGGTTCAGGCCGGTGTCGGCGTAGAGCATCACGTCGACCTGCTTGCCGCTCTTGGCCTCGATCGTCGGTGCCTGGTCGTGGAAGAAGCCCATGATGGCGTCGACCTTGCCCTCGTTCAGGGCCGCTATCTTTCCCGCCGCGTCGACGTTGACCAGCTGGACGTCCGCGGGCTTGAGCCCGTTGATCTCCAGCCAGGCCGGGAACGTCGCCCACATCGCGTCACCGGCGGTGCCTGCGATCTTCTTCCCCTTCAGGTCCTGGGGGGTCTTGATGTTCCGGTCGGCGAAGAACTCCAGCGACGCCGGACCCTTCTGCAGGAACACGCCGGCGGACTTCACCGGCATGCCACTGTCGATCGCGTGCAGCAGCGGAGAGGTGTCCGCCCAGCCGAAGTCGGTGTGACCCTGGCCGACCGCCTTGATGGTGTTGCCGGACCCGGTGCCGGTGTTGATCGTGAGCTCGATGCCCTCGTCGGCGAAGTAGCCCTTCTCCAGCCCGTAGTAGAGCGGAGCGTGCTCGCCGTAGGGGGACCAGTTGAGCGTGAGGGTGACCTTGCGCTTGCCGTCCGCGGTGCTCTGCGGCTTGCTCGCGCCGCCGCACGCGGTCAGCGTGGTGGCGGCGACGAGCCCGGCAGCCAGGGCGGCGAGCGAACGGCGCGAAAGGAGGTGGTGCTGCGTCATGGGCGTGGCCTTCGGTGCAGGGGGATCAGACGGTCGTGAGTGCCATGCCGTCACGGCGGCTGGCGTGCCAGGGGATGAGGAGGGACTCGGCGAGCTCGATCACGACGAAGAGCACGATGCCGATGGCTGACATCAGGAGCAGGTCGGCAAACAGCAGTGGCGCGTCCAGATTGCCGCTGGAGGCGAGCAGGACGTATCCCAGGCCCTCCTGTGCGCCGACGAACTCGCCTACGACCGCGCCGACCACGGCCAATGTCACCGCGACCTTCAGGCCCGCCATCACGTGCGGCAGTGCTCCGGGCAGACGGAACTTGGCAAAGGTCTGCCAGGTGCTGGCGCCCATCGTCGCGGACAGTTCCAGCAGCTCGGGGTTGATCGACCGCAGGCCCGCCACGCTCGACACGACGACCGGGAAGAACGCGATCAACACGGCGAGCACGATCTTCGGAGTCATGCCGAACCCGAACCACACCACAAGAATCGGCGCGATCGCGATCTTGGGGATCACCTGGGCGAAAAGGATGACCGGGTAGATGGCCCGCTCCAGCGTCTTCGAGTACACGATCAGCACCGCGGTCCCCACCCCGATGCCGGCGGCCAGAACGAAGCCGATCAGCGTCTCGTACGTGGTCACCCACGTGTGGCCCATCAGCTCGGACCGCTGATCCACGAGGACGTCCAGCACGTCACCCGGCGCGGGGACCAGGTACGACGCCACCATCTCCTGCCAGGCCACGAACCACCAGACGAACTGGAGCACGCCCAGGAGCAGCGCCGGCCGCCAGGAGGCTTCGGCGACACGGGCGAGCCGGGCCGCCGCGTCGGGCCGGGCCGGGGGCCGCCTGCCCACCGGCCCGGCACCCGGGCTCCCGGGAGCGGACCCGGCGCGTTGCGACGGATGTGCGGACTCTGGAGTGTGGGCCGCGCCCCCAGCGGGGTACTCGGTTTGCTGCGGTGAGGAGGGCCTCATCTTTCGTTCAACCTCTTCGTCGTCACTGCGGAGCAAGATGGCCGCGCGTCAGGACCGCGGTGGGGCACCTTGCACGTACACGTCAAGCAGGCCGCACATTCCGGGCCTGCGCCGGTCGGTCGGTTCCGCCAGCGCGTGGACCACGGCCGCCGGAAGGTGTTCGCCACTGCCCTGTTCCAGGGCCTTCAGGTAGCCCGCTGTCGCGTCCGAGGCGCTCTGGGCACCGTCGCGCCACCGCTGCCGCCACTCGGGGATGCGGGGACGGACCAGGTCCACTGCACTGGCGTAGAACTGGTCCAGCGCTGCGGGCCCGTCGATCGCGTAGGCGCCCCGCAGAGCCGTGAATCCCTCGATCGCGAGATCGCGGCGGCGCATCGCCGACGCGAGGGCAGTCTCGCCCGTACCCGTCAGCTTGGCCGCGGCCGCGTAGGCCGGCCGGTCGGCCAAGTACGACTGCGGAAAGGTGAGAACGGCGTCGCCGGCCTCCGGGAGCCCGCTGTTGGACATGATGACGAGGATCGTCAAGTCCTCTTCGTTGACCAGGCGGTGGATGGTGCCCGGGTCGAACCACACGACCACACCCGGCTCCAGCCGAGTGTTGGTGCTGCCTCGGGAGTTCAGTGTCTGGACCATTCCGCGGCCCGAAACGACGTAGTACCCCTCGGAGCAGGCAAGGTGCATGTGGGGCGATCCACCGACCAGACCGTCGGCCGCCGGCTTTCCGCCGTACACCCGGAGCAAGGAGATCCCCACCCCACCCGGAAGCTGATCATTCATCTCAGTTCCCCCTACGGAAAGGGCTTTCCCTAGCAAGCAGGAGGCTAGGGGCGGCCTTTGGCCCGCGTCAATGGATCAGCCGAGATCAAGCATCGGGCCCCAACTTCCTTGCTTCCAGCACCTGTTACGCGTGTCGACTGCGGGCACGCCTACGCCCCGGTGCACCCCACCCTCCTCCAACGGTGGGGTGCCTCGGAGCCGTCTGATCACCAGGTCACCTGGTCACAGTTCGACGAACGGAAAACTCCTTGAGAAAGCGCTCACCTGCCCGATGTGGGAGCGGAGCCCCACCGGAATGGGCCTCAGACGGGGAGACCCCACCTCTGGTTGGAACCGCCCCAGCAGGTCCACAACAGGACCTTGGTGCCGTCCGCGGAACCTGCGCCGGCGACGTCCAGGCATTTGCCGGACTGGGGGTTGCGCAGCTCGCCGGCCGGGGTGGGCGTCCACTGCTGGGCGGCCGATGCGTTGCAGTCCCACAGGTCGACCTTGGTGCCGTCGGCGGTACCTCCGCCGGAGACGTCCAGGCACTTGCCGAGGGCGCGCAGTTCACCGGCCGGAGTTCGGGTCCACTGCTGGGCGTACCCTCCGCTGCACGTGAAGAGCTGGACCTGGGTGCCGTTCGTGGTGGCGGCGCCTGAGACGTCCAGGCACTTGCCCGCAAGGCCGAGCACCGGGCCGGGGGCCGGGGTGTTGAAGGCGAAGTCGTCGACGTCGAGGAGGCTTGATCCTGTACCGGTGAAGGTCAGATAGACGTCTGCGCGGCCAGAGGGCACGCCCGCCAAGGTCGTCGAGACGTCCTTGAAGGTCGCCCAGCCCCCGGTGTTCGGGACGGCGACGGAGCCGAGGACCGGGCCGGTCGGGGAGCCGGTACGGATCTGGATCGTGCCACCCGCCCCGCCGGACACGACACGCGCCTTGAAGGTGGTCGATCCGCCGACCGGGAGGTTCGCGTACGAGACCCAGTCGCCTGGGTCGAGGTAGCCGAGCGTCTGGCCGTTGTCGGCCCCCGCCTTGGTGACGGTCCGGCCACCCTGGGTCGTCTGGAACGACTCGGCCTGGACTGTCCCCGTCCCGCCGCCCGAGGGCGTGCAGTCGGCATTGACGGCCCCGGCCGTGTAGCGGATCCCGCCCAGAAGCATCTTCCGGTACGCCGGGTCGGAATAGGACTCCTTGGTGTGGCCCATGCCGGTGTACCAGGAGCGTCCACCCTGGTGGTTCTTGCACCACGTGATCGGGTGGTCGCCCATGGCGCCGCTGCCGGGGCTGTAGCTGGTCTCGTCGAGGGACGCCAGGACATGCGCGCTGGTCCGCGGGTTCGACCGGTAGGCGTACCACTCGTCGAACCGGCTCCACGACGCGGGCAGGTGCGCGGTGCTGGGGTGGACCGGATCCTCGACCCTGACGGCAGCTTGCTGCTGGGCGGGGTGGCTCTTGAAGTACGCACCGACGAGCTCCCCGTAGAACGGCCAGGAGTACTCGGTGTCGGCGGCGGCGTGGAGCCCCACGTAACCGCCGCCACCGCGGATGTACCCCTCGAACGCCGTCTGCTCCGCGTCGTTCAGGACGTCGCCGGTGGTGAGGGCGAACACGACCGTTCTGTAGGCGGAGAGACCGGCCCGGGTGAAGACGGTGTCGTCCTCCGTGACGTCGACGGTGAATCCGTTGGCGGCCCCCAGATCTTTGATCGTCTGGACGGCCGTCGGGATGGCATCGTGCCGGAAGGTGTCCGTCTTCGAAAAGACGAGCACCTTGTACGACGGGTCGGCCGGAGCCACCGACGCATCCGCCGCCGGGGCGAGGGCGAGCGCGGCCAGTAGGGCCGCGGCGAGGAACGGCAACGCTTTTCTGATCACGTGGAGTCCT is a window from the Streptomyces sp. NBC_01244 genome containing:
- a CDS encoding ABC transporter ATP-binding protein, coding for MHTSTKLPAIAVRDLTCQFSTKRAQTTALADVSLSIEPGEFISIVGPSGCGKSTLLKIIAGLVRPTSGSVELLGTQVDGPQRDVGFAFQRSALLEWRGVRKNILLQAEIRGMDRALAERRADFLIEMTGLQGFEDALPHELSGGMQQRAALCRALLHEPPVLLMDEPFGALDALTRETMNIELNRIWRETGVTVVLVTHSIAEAIYLGTRIEVMSPRPGRIVRTLPVDLPRERAYGVTLASDGFHGLAAEIRDLLGASSALD
- a CDS encoding ABC transporter substrate-binding protein; the protein is MTQHHLLSRRSLAALAAGLVAATTLTACGGASKPQSTADGKRKVTLTLNWSPYGEHAPLYYGLEKGYFADEGIELTINTGTGSGNTIKAVGQGHTDFGWADTSPLLHAIDSGMPVKSAGVFLQKGPASLEFFADRNIKTPQDLKGKKIAGTAGDAMWATFPAWLEINGLKPADVQLVNVDAAGKIAALNEGKVDAIMGFFHDQAPTIEAKSGKQVDVMLYADTGLNLLGTGLVVNEKTIASDKDLVQKMVRAVQKSWTEAVKDPDAAVKAMGGKADMAPPEDVMRKQLDKAVPLLQLEKAGAAGVNTEQQWTDMIKLLKDTAGLKKAGPAADYWDASFAKAAH
- a CDS encoding ABC transporter permease, with product MGRRPPARPDAAARLARVAEASWRPALLLGVLQFVWWFVAWQEMVASYLVPAPGDVLDVLVDQRSELMGHTWVTTYETLIGFVLAAGIGVGTAVLIVYSKTLERAIYPVILFAQVIPKIAIAPILVVWFGFGMTPKIVLAVLIAFFPVVVSSVAGLRSINPELLELSATMGASTWQTFAKFRLPGALPHVMAGLKVAVTLAVVGAVVGEFVGAQEGLGYVLLASSGNLDAPLLFADLLLMSAIGIVLFVVIELAESLLIPWHASRRDGMALTTV
- a CDS encoding cupin domain-containing protein; translated protein: MNDQLPGGVGISLLRVYGGKPAADGLVGGSPHMHLACSEGYYVVSGRGMVQTLNSRGSTNTRLEPGVVVWFDPGTIHRLVNEEDLTILVIMSNSGLPEAGDAVLTFPQSYLADRPAYAAAAKLTGTGETALASAMRRRDLAIEGFTALRGAYAIDGPAALDQFYASAVDLVRPRIPEWRQRWRDGAQSASDATAGYLKALEQGSGEHLPAAVVHALAEPTDRRRPGMCGLLDVYVQGAPPRS
- a CDS encoding lectin, giving the protein MIRKALPFLAAALLAALALAPAADASVAPADPSYKVLVFSKTDTFRHDAIPTAVQTIKDLGAANGFTVDVTEDDTVFTRAGLSAYRTVVFALTTGDVLNDAEQTAFEGYIRGGGGYVGLHAAADTEYSWPFYGELVGAYFKSHPAQQQAAVRVEDPVHPSTAHLPASWSRFDEWYAYRSNPRTSAHVLASLDETSYSPGSGAMGDHPITWCKNHQGGRSWYTGMGHTKESYSDPAYRKMLLGGIRYTAGAVNADCTPSGGGTGTVQAESFQTTQGGRTVTKAGADNGQTLGYLDPGDWVSYANLPVGGSTTFKARVVSGGAGGTIQIRTGSPTGPVLGSVAVPNTGGWATFKDVSTTLAGVPSGRADVYLTFTGTGSSLLDVDDFAFNTPAPGPVLGLAGKCLDVSGAATTNGTQVQLFTCSGGYAQQWTRTPAGELRALGKCLDVSGGGTADGTKVDLWDCNASAAQQWTPTPAGELRNPQSGKCLDVAGAGSADGTKVLLWTCWGGSNQRWGLPV